In Marmota flaviventris isolate mMarFla1 chromosome 17, mMarFla1.hap1, whole genome shotgun sequence, a single genomic region encodes these proteins:
- the Aurkb gene encoding aurora kinase B isoform X4 — translation MSRPNGLPTAAHGQKVRENSIGVRNSRQPLTINDFEIGRPLGKGKFGNVYLAREKKSHFIVALKVLFKSQIEKEGVEHQLRREIEIQAHLQHPNILRLYNYFYDRRRIYLILEYAPRGELYKELQKCRTFDEQRTATIMEELADALIYCHGKKVIHRDIKPENLLLGLQGELKIADFGWSVHAPSLRRKTMCGTLDYLPPEMIEGRTHNEKVDLWCIGILCYELLVGNPPFESASHNETYRRIVKVDLKFPPSMPAGAQDLICKLLKHNPSERLPLAQVSAHPWVRAHSRRVLPPSAPRSVP, via the exons ATGAGTCGCCCCAACGGCCTGCCCACAG CTGCCCATGGCCAGAAGGTGAGAGAAAATAGCATTGGCGTGCGCAACTCCAG ACAGCCCCTCACAATCAACGACTTTGAGATTGGGCGTCCTCTGGGCAAAGGCAAATTTGGAAATGTGTACTTGGCTCGAGAGAAGAAAAGTCATTTCATTGTGGCACTCAAGGTCCTCTTCAAGTCCCAGATCGAGAAGGAAGGTGTGGAACACCAGCTGCGCAGGGAGATCGAAATCCAGGCCCATCTGCA GCATCCCAACATCTTGCGGCTCTACAACTATTTTTATGATCGGAGGAGGATCTACTTGATTCTGGAGTATGCCCCCCGGGGAGAGCTCTACAAGGAGCTACAGAAGTGCCGCACTTTTGATGAGCAACGAACAGCCACG ATCATGGAGGAGTTGGCGGATGCTCTGATATACTGCCATGGGAAAAAGGTGATTCACAGAGATATAAAGCCAGAAAATCTGCTTTTAGGGCTCCAAGGTGAGCTGAAGATTGCGGACTTTGGCTGGTCGGTGCATGCTCCCTCTCTGAG GAGGAAGACAATGTGTGGTACCCTGGACTACCTGCCCCCAGAGATGATTGAGGGGCGCACACACAATGAGAAGGTAGATCTCTGGTGCATCGGGATACTCTGCTATGAGCTGCTGGTGGGGAACCCACCCTTCGAGAGTGCCTCACACAATGAGACCTATCGGAGGATCGTCAAG GTGGACCTGAAGTTCCCTCCTTCTATGCCCGCAGGGGCCCAGGACCTCATCTGCAAGCTGCTCAAACATAACCCCTCTGAAAGGCTGCCCCTGGCCCAGGTCTCAGCTCACCCTTGGGTCCGGGCCCATTCGCGGAGggtgctgcctccctctgcccctcGTTCTGTCCCCTGA
- the Aurkb gene encoding aurora kinase B isoform X2: protein MAQKENAYPWQTSQSGLNTLPQRVLRKEPATPSALVLMSRPNGLPTAAHGQKVRENSIGVRNSRQPLTINDFEIGRPLGKGKFGNVYLAREKKSHFIVALKVLFKSQIEKEGVEHQLRREIEIQAHLQHPNILRLYNYFYDRRRIYLILEYAPRGELYKELQKCRTFDEQRTATIMEELADALIYCHGKKVIHRDIKPENLLLGLQGELKIADFGWSVHAPSLRRKTMCGTLDYLPPEMIEGRTHNEKVDLWCIGILCYELLVGNPPFESASHNETYRRIVKVDLKFPPSMPAGAQDLICKLLKHNPSERLPLAQVSAHPWVRAHSRRVLPPSAPRSVP, encoded by the exons TCTCAATCGGGCCTGAACACCCTACCCCAGAGGGTCCTCCGGAAGGAGCCTGCCACCCCATCTGCACTTGTCCTCATGAGTCGCCCCAACGGCCTGCCCACAG CTGCCCATGGCCAGAAGGTGAGAGAAAATAGCATTGGCGTGCGCAACTCCAG ACAGCCCCTCACAATCAACGACTTTGAGATTGGGCGTCCTCTGGGCAAAGGCAAATTTGGAAATGTGTACTTGGCTCGAGAGAAGAAAAGTCATTTCATTGTGGCACTCAAGGTCCTCTTCAAGTCCCAGATCGAGAAGGAAGGTGTGGAACACCAGCTGCGCAGGGAGATCGAAATCCAGGCCCATCTGCA GCATCCCAACATCTTGCGGCTCTACAACTATTTTTATGATCGGAGGAGGATCTACTTGATTCTGGAGTATGCCCCCCGGGGAGAGCTCTACAAGGAGCTACAGAAGTGCCGCACTTTTGATGAGCAACGAACAGCCACG ATCATGGAGGAGTTGGCGGATGCTCTGATATACTGCCATGGGAAAAAGGTGATTCACAGAGATATAAAGCCAGAAAATCTGCTTTTAGGGCTCCAAGGTGAGCTGAAGATTGCGGACTTTGGCTGGTCGGTGCATGCTCCCTCTCTGAG GAGGAAGACAATGTGTGGTACCCTGGACTACCTGCCCCCAGAGATGATTGAGGGGCGCACACACAATGAGAAGGTAGATCTCTGGTGCATCGGGATACTCTGCTATGAGCTGCTGGTGGGGAACCCACCCTTCGAGAGTGCCTCACACAATGAGACCTATCGGAGGATCGTCAAG GTGGACCTGAAGTTCCCTCCTTCTATGCCCGCAGGGGCCCAGGACCTCATCTGCAAGCTGCTCAAACATAACCCCTCTGAAAGGCTGCCCCTGGCCCAGGTCTCAGCTCACCCTTGGGTCCGGGCCCATTCGCGGAGggtgctgcctccctctgcccctcGTTCTGTCCCCTGA
- the Aurkb gene encoding aurora kinase B isoform X1, which yields MLSSYFLRMAQKENAYPWQTSQSGLNTLPQRVLRKEPATPSALVLMSRPNGLPTAAHGQKVRENSIGVRNSRQPLTINDFEIGRPLGKGKFGNVYLAREKKSHFIVALKVLFKSQIEKEGVEHQLRREIEIQAHLQHPNILRLYNYFYDRRRIYLILEYAPRGELYKELQKCRTFDEQRTATIMEELADALIYCHGKKVIHRDIKPENLLLGLQGELKIADFGWSVHAPSLRRKTMCGTLDYLPPEMIEGRTHNEKVDLWCIGILCYELLVGNPPFESASHNETYRRIVKVDLKFPPSMPAGAQDLICKLLKHNPSERLPLAQVSAHPWVRAHSRRVLPPSAPRSVP from the exons TCTCAATCGGGCCTGAACACCCTACCCCAGAGGGTCCTCCGGAAGGAGCCTGCCACCCCATCTGCACTTGTCCTCATGAGTCGCCCCAACGGCCTGCCCACAG CTGCCCATGGCCAGAAGGTGAGAGAAAATAGCATTGGCGTGCGCAACTCCAG ACAGCCCCTCACAATCAACGACTTTGAGATTGGGCGTCCTCTGGGCAAAGGCAAATTTGGAAATGTGTACTTGGCTCGAGAGAAGAAAAGTCATTTCATTGTGGCACTCAAGGTCCTCTTCAAGTCCCAGATCGAGAAGGAAGGTGTGGAACACCAGCTGCGCAGGGAGATCGAAATCCAGGCCCATCTGCA GCATCCCAACATCTTGCGGCTCTACAACTATTTTTATGATCGGAGGAGGATCTACTTGATTCTGGAGTATGCCCCCCGGGGAGAGCTCTACAAGGAGCTACAGAAGTGCCGCACTTTTGATGAGCAACGAACAGCCACG ATCATGGAGGAGTTGGCGGATGCTCTGATATACTGCCATGGGAAAAAGGTGATTCACAGAGATATAAAGCCAGAAAATCTGCTTTTAGGGCTCCAAGGTGAGCTGAAGATTGCGGACTTTGGCTGGTCGGTGCATGCTCCCTCTCTGAG GAGGAAGACAATGTGTGGTACCCTGGACTACCTGCCCCCAGAGATGATTGAGGGGCGCACACACAATGAGAAGGTAGATCTCTGGTGCATCGGGATACTCTGCTATGAGCTGCTGGTGGGGAACCCACCCTTCGAGAGTGCCTCACACAATGAGACCTATCGGAGGATCGTCAAG GTGGACCTGAAGTTCCCTCCTTCTATGCCCGCAGGGGCCCAGGACCTCATCTGCAAGCTGCTCAAACATAACCCCTCTGAAAGGCTGCCCCTGGCCCAGGTCTCAGCTCACCCTTGGGTCCGGGCCCATTCGCGGAGggtgctgcctccctctgcccctcGTTCTGTCCCCTGA
- the Aurkb gene encoding aurora kinase B isoform X3 — MPPGESSTRSYRSAALLMSNEQPRSGRIMEELADALIYCHGKKVIHRDIKPENLLLGLQGELKIADFGWSVHAPSLRRKTMCGTLDYLPPEMIEGRTHNEKVDLWCIGILCYELLVGNPPFESASHNETYRRIVKVDLKFPPSMPAGAQDLICKLLKHNPSERLPLAQVSAHPWVRAHSRRVLPPSAPRSVP; from the exons ATGCCCCCCGGGGAGAGCTCTACAAGGAGCTACAGAAGTGCCGCACTTTTGATGAGCAACGAACAGCCACGGTCGGGGCGG ATCATGGAGGAGTTGGCGGATGCTCTGATATACTGCCATGGGAAAAAGGTGATTCACAGAGATATAAAGCCAGAAAATCTGCTTTTAGGGCTCCAAGGTGAGCTGAAGATTGCGGACTTTGGCTGGTCGGTGCATGCTCCCTCTCTGAG GAGGAAGACAATGTGTGGTACCCTGGACTACCTGCCCCCAGAGATGATTGAGGGGCGCACACACAATGAGAAGGTAGATCTCTGGTGCATCGGGATACTCTGCTATGAGCTGCTGGTGGGGAACCCACCCTTCGAGAGTGCCTCACACAATGAGACCTATCGGAGGATCGTCAAG GTGGACCTGAAGTTCCCTCCTTCTATGCCCGCAGGGGCCCAGGACCTCATCTGCAAGCTGCTCAAACATAACCCCTCTGAAAGGCTGCCCCTGGCCCAGGTCTCAGCTCACCCTTGGGTCCGGGCCCATTCGCGGAGggtgctgcctccctctgcccctcGTTCTGTCCCCTGA